A region from the Kribbella shirazensis genome encodes:
- a CDS encoding carbohydrate ABC transporter permease, which translates to MTTSPAWRVLRGLLLCGAAVVTIFPFYAMVILSLKPAEAIRFPRSLLPGGLTTEAYHAVIGGQGLWGWVLNTLLYSVISVVAVLLLASMAGYAFAKKRFRGREAMFWSFLSMVMVPYHVTMIPTFILLSKAGGVDTYWGLILPTLANAQAVFLMRQFILNLPDELFEAARLDGCGEWRLFLTMVLPLCKPVLATLGTFVFLWHWNDFLWPLIVMQGREHWTLTVGIASLQQEQVPLNVVLAGSVVALVPIFCAYLVGQRYFTEGVTMSGIKG; encoded by the coding sequence GTTCTACGCGATGGTCATCCTGAGCCTGAAGCCGGCAGAGGCCATCCGGTTCCCACGGAGCCTGCTGCCCGGCGGATTGACCACCGAGGCGTACCACGCGGTGATCGGTGGCCAGGGTCTGTGGGGCTGGGTCCTGAACACACTGCTGTACTCGGTGATCAGCGTCGTCGCGGTGCTGCTCCTCGCCTCGATGGCTGGCTATGCCTTCGCGAAGAAGCGGTTCCGGGGCCGCGAGGCCATGTTCTGGTCCTTCTTGTCCATGGTGATGGTCCCGTACCACGTCACGATGATCCCGACCTTCATCCTGCTCTCGAAGGCCGGCGGGGTGGACACCTACTGGGGCCTCATCCTGCCGACGCTGGCCAACGCGCAGGCTGTCTTCTTGATGCGCCAGTTCATCCTGAACCTGCCGGACGAACTGTTCGAGGCGGCCAGGCTGGACGGCTGCGGTGAGTGGCGGCTCTTCCTGACGATGGTGCTGCCGTTGTGTAAACCAGTGCTCGCGACGCTCGGCACGTTCGTCTTCCTGTGGCACTGGAACGACTTCCTCTGGCCACTGATCGTCATGCAGGGCCGAGAGCACTGGACCCTCACCGTCGGCATCGCCTCGCTGCAGCAGGAGCAGGTGCCGCTCAACGTCGTGTTGGCCGGCTCTGTCGTCGCGCTGGTGCCGATCTTCTGCGCGTATCTCGTCGGCCAGCGGTACTTCACCGAGGGCGTGACCATGTCCGGAATCAAGGGGTAA
- a CDS encoding NAD-dependent epimerase/dehydratase family protein, which translates to MFSSVDALNDRLTTPSDALIADLAKGGGDLVILGAGGKMGPTLSLLARRGLDAAGRGDDRVLAVSRWSDPRAKATVEARGITPVPFDLLSDDDLAELPDAADVVFMIGAKFGTASAPSLAWAVNAALPAKVAERYADARIAAFSTGNVYPLVPLGSGGSRETDSVGPVGEYAMSCLGRERVFEHAAELRGTKVSVLRLNYAVDLRYGVLADLATQIVAGAPVDVTTGAVNVVWQGYANEVALRSLGHASSDVFTVNVTGPELASVRRLAGDLASALGLPVSFTGEEAQTALLNDASRCHGLFGYPDVSLATLVGWQAEWVAAGLPMVDKPTKFAVRDGKF; encoded by the coding sequence ATGTTCTCATCAGTCGACGCGTTGAACGACCGTCTCACCACACCGTCCGATGCACTGATCGCCGACCTGGCGAAGGGCGGCGGCGACCTTGTCATCCTCGGTGCCGGCGGCAAGATGGGCCCGACCTTGTCGTTGCTGGCTCGGCGCGGTCTGGACGCCGCCGGTCGTGGCGACGACCGGGTGCTCGCGGTCTCGCGCTGGTCGGATCCGCGGGCCAAGGCCACGGTCGAGGCCCGCGGAATCACCCCGGTGCCCTTCGACCTGTTGTCCGACGACGATCTCGCCGAGCTGCCGGACGCCGCGGACGTGGTGTTCATGATCGGCGCCAAGTTCGGCACGGCCTCGGCGCCGTCCCTGGCCTGGGCGGTCAACGCGGCGCTGCCGGCGAAGGTCGCGGAGCGGTACGCCGACGCCCGGATCGCGGCGTTCTCGACCGGCAACGTGTACCCGCTGGTGCCGCTCGGTTCCGGTGGCAGCCGAGAGACCGACTCGGTCGGGCCCGTCGGCGAGTACGCGATGTCGTGCCTCGGCCGGGAGCGTGTCTTCGAGCACGCCGCCGAGCTCCGCGGCACGAAGGTCTCGGTCCTCCGGCTGAACTACGCCGTCGATCTGCGGTACGGCGTACTCGCGGATCTCGCCACACAGATCGTCGCCGGTGCGCCGGTGGACGTCACGACCGGCGCGGTCAACGTCGTCTGGCAGGGGTACGCCAACGAGGTGGCGTTACGCAGCCTCGGCCACGCGAGCAGCGACGTCTTCACGGTGAACGTCACCGGTCCGGAGCTCGCGTCGGTACGGCGTCTTGCCGGCGATCTCGCGTCCGCACTGGGCCTGCCGGTGTCGTTCACCGGTGAGGAGGCACAGACCGCGTTGCTCAACGACGCGTCACGCTGCCACGGGCTGTTCGGTTACCCGGACGTTTCACTGGCGACGCTGGTCGGCTGGCAGGCCGAGTGGGTCGCGGCGGGTCTGCCGATGGTGGACAAGCCGACCAAGTTCGCCGT